TCCCAGAAGGAGCAACCAAATGCAATCGCTTGAATCAGGCGCCCTAGAGCCCACGCGGGCGGACATGACCGGGCTGAGCCGAACCAAACGCGTTTTGCGTCTGTTGCCGGTCTACGGTCTCGTCATCCTGACAGTATTTCTGATCATCCTGTTTTCAGTCCTATTGCCAAATACTTTTCCTACGATGCTCAATTTGCGGGCGATCATATCGGACAAGGCCATCATCGCCTTGCTTTCGCTGGGTGCAATGATCCCGATGGCAGCGGGACGGATTGATTTGACCGTCGGATATGGAATTGTTCTGTGGCACATTCTGGCGATCAGCCTGCAAACCATGTTGGGACTACCTTGGCCGATCGCAGTTGCCGTTGTGTTGGTGCTAGGAGCCGTCGCCGGATTTCTGAACGGATTGCTGGTTGAGGTTGCAAAGATTGACAGTTTTATTGCCACACTTGGAACAGGTACGGTGCTTTATGCGCTGGCGCTTTGGCATACCGGCGGGCGGCAAATGGTTGGTGTTTTACCGGACGGTTTCTACGCACTGAATACCACATTTGTTTTCGGATTGCCCATAACGGGTTACTACCTGATCGCCATTACGTTCGCGATGTGGGTCATTCTCGAATATACGCCCGTGGGTCGGTATCTATATGCGATTGGTGCCAACCAACGCGCCGCTCAACTTAACGGGATCCCGACACGCAAATACGTCATTGGCGCTTTTGTGGCTTCGGGCACGATGACTGCATTGGCTGGTGTGCTCTTGGCGTCGAAACTGCGCATCGGTCAGGCATCCGTCGGGTTGGAATTCTTACTGCCGGCGCTGGTTGGCGCATTTCTGGGGTCCACTACAATCAAGCCGGGCCGGGTCAACGTCTGGGGCACAATTGTTGGTGTCGCAATTCTTGCCGTCGGCATTTCCGGTATTCAGCAATTTGGTGGTTCGTTCTGGGTCGAACCCTTGTTTAACGGGGTCACTTTACTGATTGCCATTGGAATTGCCGGCTATGCACAGCGTCGAAAAGGCGCAAACAAGCGATGACGAAGAAATAGAAA
This genomic interval from Paracoccaceae bacterium contains the following:
- a CDS encoding ABC transporter permease, yielding MQSLESGALEPTRADMTGLSRTKRVLRLLPVYGLVILTVFLIILFSVLLPNTFPTMLNLRAIISDKAIIALLSLGAMIPMAAGRIDLTVGYGIVLWHILAISLQTMLGLPWPIAVAVVLVLGAVAGFLNGLLVEVAKIDSFIATLGTGTVLYALALWHTGGRQMVGVLPDGFYALNTTFVFGLPITGYYLIAITFAMWVILEYTPVGRYLYAIGANQRAAQLNGIPTRKYVIGAFVASGTMTALAGVLLASKLRIGQASVGLEFLLPALVGAFLGSTTIKPGRVNVWGTIVGVAILAVGISGIQQFGGSFWVEPLFNGVTLLIAIGIAGYAQRRKGANKR